GGAATCATAGGTCACTTCCACCAGGTATAAGCCACTGGCCGGCGCCGTTCCCCGGGCGAGATCGCGGTTCTTGGCCTTCATTACCCGCATAACGTCATCGACGGGGCGGCGGCCGTTACCAATCTCCAGTAAGAAGGCCACCATAATCCGGACCTGGTTATACAAAAAACCATTACCAACGAAGTCAAAGACCACCTCGTCGTTTTCTTCATCCCGAACCACGGTTACCTCATCGATGCGGCGAACGTTGCTGGTCGCTTGCGACCCAGAGGCAACAAAGGAGGTGAAGTCGTGTTCACCAACGAAGTCCTGGGCCGCTGTTTGCATCCGTTCAACGTCGACCGGGTACTTGTAATGGCCGGTGTAATTGCGCTTAAAGGGGTTGGTGAACTCCCCCCCCACCACCCGGTAGCGGTAGCGCTTATGGTGGGCATCAAAGCGGGCGTGAAAGTCCGGCGCCACTTCTGTTGCCTCCTTCACCAAGACGTCGAGGGGGAGGCTTGAATTCAGGGCCCGCACCAAGGACGGCCCCGGAATTTGGTATGGTAAGTCAAAGTGGGCGACCTGACCGAGGGCGTGAACGCCAGCGTCGGTACGTCCGGAACCGAAGACCATTAGCGGCGGTTGTGGTTTTTTAGCGATCTTATTAACGGCCCGTTCGAGGACCTGCTGAACGGTTCGTTCGCCGGGCTGGACCTGAAAGCCAGCAAAGTTACTGCCGTCGTAGGCAAAGGTTATCTTATAACGGTGCACAAGAAACGTCCTTTCTTAAAGCAAAATCCGGGCAACAAAGAAGAGCACTGACACTATCACCACCACCGCCAGCGCAATGCTGTCGGGGCGCCGCCAGGTTAATTGACGGTAGCGGGTCCGCTCCTGATCTGGATCGTAGCCACGGGCCTCCATGGCCACCGCCAGATCCTCGGCTCGCCGGAAGGCCCCGACAAACAGGGGCACCATGATTGGCACCATGCGCTTGACCCGGGTGTAGACACTCCCGGAGGTGAAATCCACCCCCCGGGCCTGCTGGGCCTTAACAA
The nucleotide sequence above comes from Limosilactobacillus fermentum. Encoded proteins:
- the truA gene encoding tRNA pseudouridine(38-40) synthase TruA: MHRYKITFAYDGSNFAGFQVQPGERTVQQVLERAVNKIAKKPQPPLMVFGSGRTDAGVHALGQVAHFDLPYQIPGPSLVRALNSSLPLDVLVKEATEVAPDFHARFDAHHKRYRYRVVGGEFTNPFKRNYTGHYKYPVDVERMQTAAQDFVGEHDFTSFVASGSQATSNVRRIDEVTVVRDEENDEVVFDFVGNGFLYNQVRIMVAFLLEIGNGRRPVDDVMRVMKAKNRDLARGTAPASGLYLVEVTYDSPANSQND